A single window of Nasonia vitripennis strain AsymCx chromosome 4, Nvit_psr_1.1, whole genome shotgun sequence DNA harbors:
- the LOC100122490 gene encoding transmembrane protein 18 isoform X2, with product MSDRQFVATDTIDGVWPFLQSIDWRDPWLALLLTFHIAVTMTALMTRNHANFQILLFLVLLLLVYFSESINEVAATNWMVFSRQQYFDSKGLFISIVFSVPILMNCMIMVASWLYQSSQLMTSLKRAQLRQQAKNRLTTTPTTDASNGTNNISSRTEKKKD from the exons ATGTCGGATCGGCAGTTCGTCGCGACCGACACCATCGACGGGGTCTGGCCCTTCCTGCAGAGT ATTGACTGGAGGGACCCATGGCTAGCGTTGCTGTTGACATTTCACATAGCTGTCACAATGACAGCACTGATGACGAGGAATCACGCAAACTTCCAGATTTTGTTGTTCCTTGTTCTCT TGTTGTTGGTTTATTTCTCTGAGAGTATCAATGAAGTAGCTGCCACAAACTGGAT GGTTTTCTCGAGACAACAATATTTTGACTCCAAAGGGTTATTTATATCAATTGTATTTTCTGTACCAATTTTAATGAACTGCATGATAATGGTG GCAAGCTGGCTGTACCAATCAAGTCAATTAATGACAAGCCTAAAAAGAGCTCAACTTCGTCAGCAAGCAAAAAATAGACTGACAACAACACCTACCACAGATGCATCAAATGGAACCAATAACATTTCCAGTCGTactgaaaagaaaaaggatTAA
- the LOC100122490 gene encoding transmembrane protein 18 isoform X1, with amino-acid sequence MIYYSMNQIDWRDPWLALLLTFHIAVTMTALMTRNHANFQILLFLVLLLLVYFSESINEVAATNWMVFSRQQYFDSKGLFISIVFSVPILMNCMIMVASWLYQSSQLMTSLKRAQLRQQAKNRLTTTPTTDASNGTNNISSRTEKKKD; translated from the exons atgatttattattcaatGAATCAG ATTGACTGGAGGGACCCATGGCTAGCGTTGCTGTTGACATTTCACATAGCTGTCACAATGACAGCACTGATGACGAGGAATCACGCAAACTTCCAGATTTTGTTGTTCCTTGTTCTCT TGTTGTTGGTTTATTTCTCTGAGAGTATCAATGAAGTAGCTGCCACAAACTGGAT GGTTTTCTCGAGACAACAATATTTTGACTCCAAAGGGTTATTTATATCAATTGTATTTTCTGTACCAATTTTAATGAACTGCATGATAATGGTG GCAAGCTGGCTGTACCAATCAAGTCAATTAATGACAAGCCTAAAAAGAGCTCAACTTCGTCAGCAAGCAAAAAATAGACTGACAACAACACCTACCACAGATGCATCAAATGGAACCAATAACATTTCCAGTCGTactgaaaagaaaaaggatTAA
- the LOC100122478 gene encoding DNA replication complex GINS protein SLD5 encodes MDTEDMENFETENDVTEENTDNIENIHIDEPEIEESDDEEMTAAQAIQALENAWLNEKFAPELLPHQLPLVETMLEHIVHMENNLKKLKKGDIRLNIHTMELSRIRFVISSYLRKRLEKIEEYAIHLLSEDAKRDVNEHFMTTAEAKFAREYISSVENLFTAVALQYIPPRIKEFELNKMASKPNMNKHVFVSANKAALGILIPGNDIEVDFEEGSQHIIQYSAIAHLVKTGDVQLI; translated from the exons ATGGATACAGAAGACATGGAAAACTTCGAAACAGAAAATGATGTCACTGAAGAAAACACagataatattgaaaatattcatatcGATGAGCCTGAGATAGAAGAAAGTGACGATGAAGAGATGACAGCTGCACAAGCGATACAAGCACTTGAAAATGCTTGGCTCAATGAAAAATTTGCTCCGGAACTCTTGCCCCATCAATTGCCACTTGTCGAGACCATGCTGGAACACATAGTGCACatggaaaataatttaaaaaa attgaaaaaaggAGACATTCGTCTAAATATTCATACGATGGAATTAAGTAGAATAAGATTTGTGATATCAAGTTACCTTAGAAAAAGGCttgaaaaaatagaagaataTGCCATTCACTTATTATCAGAGGATGCTAAACGTGATGTGAATGAACATTTTATGACAACTGCTGAAGCTAAATTTGCTAGAGAGTATATATCTAGCGTTGAGAATTTGTTCACTGCTGTTGCCTTACAATATATACCTCCAAGAATCAAAGAATTTGAACTGAATAAAATGGCATCCAAGCCAAATATGAATAAACATGTTTTTGTCAGCGCAAATAAAGCTGCTTTGGGAATTTTGATCCCAGGCAATGATATAGAAGTTGATTTTGAAGAGGGTTCACAACACATTATACAATACAGTGCTATTGCCCATTTAGTTAAAACTGGAGATGTGCAGTTGATATGA
- the LOC100122468 gene encoding multidrug resistance-associated protein 4 isoform X1, giving the protein MNIFNKLFFWWLKPIFFREKHKSLDVDDLHNVLPEFSSKSLGDRLESAWFEELKNHKFTNRKPSLFQALCKTFGGLFWYYSIHVFIICVILRGLLPFTLGLLIWHFDSRSDSTTQDACLCAVALLAMIVLQAMVGHHSVAGRKEVGMRISIAISSLVHRKILRLSISSSNEFNTGSIINILSNDVAKFEDVCMFWHYVWVLPIQGIVMAYFIWNNVGVSSLAGIFFLVIQTVPVQKHLAKVTAKIRAKVASKTDERVRLMSEIVRGIRVIKMYTWEKPFENLVFLARRYEVDAIAVKSYMRGVSAATSVFAESTSMFFIIMTYVLLGNALEASVVYSVAQYFSMIKVMITVFYPRALSSAAEARVSLKRIEDFLFLDEVDSKMNLEDVKKRKGSARIIIEDLSASWSRSTTEQVLQNINLKISAGELCILAGPTGSGKSTLLKTILGELQVNSGQIKVDGQVSYASQEPWLFAGTVKNNILFGQDYDKEKYDRVVSACALKNDFESLLNGDETYVGDRGAMLSGGQCARVNLARAIYRDADIYLIDDALAAVDSKVGKFVFDNCINGLLKEKIKILITHNFQYFQEADQIIVINDGQIDYSGTFSHLIDYRLLELPQHTSSPVVNKTPLKDESSIQNGLELKFTENKSTKVMIDEKDKLLKSKQLSTSSMCWRYFRAGGSIFALLCLVLNFVLAQASVTGCDYWLAHWIKQEESQVKTHTNNSSVSIELRFALYVFAGLLLASVIMWTASSLFYYKICMTASRKLHNQMFSCLLKSPMRFYEINPSGRILNRFSKDIGLVDETLPTTTLDALQVLLKIIGVSIQVLIINWWSIVPMIIMSTSCWKLKNVYLPTAQNIKRLESKAKSPVYSHVNSTMSGLATIRSAEAQEKLKAEFDSLQNVHTSAHYLNIVSSSAFGFYIDILSVSLLAFVVFCFIILKDSNTFAGIVGLAITQILMLYGSVQYGLRQTTEMMTQMISVERIFQFTSLEQEGPFVTNDYNTLSKNWPQNGQIKFDHLSLKYSDEDELVLKDINLSVRPGEKIGVVGRTGTGKSSLISALFRLVNSDGSIFIDDIDIKKIGLHDLRSRISIIPQDPVLFTATLRTNLDPAQKYNDDVIWQALEDVELKSKFNTLDHQIENGGNNLSTGQKQLLCLARVIMAKNKILILDEATANVDLSTDEIIQKTIRMRFSNCTIITIAHRLNTILDSDKILVIHQGEAVEFNTPQNLLQLKDGYFSNMMNCIL; this is encoded by the exons atgaacatttttaacaaGTTATTCTTTTG GTGGTTGAAACCAATATTCTTTCGCGAGAAACACAAAAGTCTGGATGTAGATGATTTGCACAACGTTTTACCAGAATTCTCCAGTAAATCACTTGGGGATCGATTGGAAAG CGCATGGtttgaagaattaaaaaaccaTAAATTTACAAACCGAAAGCCTAGTTTATTCCAAGCTTTGTGTAAAACTTTTGGCGGACTATTTTGGTACTACAGTATTCACGTTTTCATCATATGTGTGATTTTAAG AGGTCTTTTGCCTTTTACTCTCGGACTTTTAATCTGGCACTTTGATTCTCGCTCGGATTCCACGACTCAAGATGCTTGTCTTTGTGCTGTTGCTCTTCTGGCAATGATAGTGCTCCAAGCAATGGTAGGACATCATTCAGTAGCAGGTAGAAAAGAAGTAGGAATGAGAATTTCGATAGCTATCTCGTCATTGGTGCATAGAAAG ATCCTTCGTCTTTCAATTTCATCGTCGAACGAGTTTAACACTGGAAGCATTATAAACATATTATCCAACGATGTGGCAAAATTCGAAGACGTCTGCATGTTCTGGCACTATGTTTGGGTCTTGCCAATTCAAGGTATTGTAATGGCTTATTTCATTTGGAACAACGTAGGCGTGTCTTCTTTGGCTGGTATATTTTTTCTCGTCATCCAGACCGTTCCCGTTCAAA AACATTTGGCCAAAGTAACAGCAAAGATTAGGGCGAAAGTTGCGAGTAAGACCGACGAAAGAGTTCGCTTGATGAGTGAGATAGTGCGAGGGATTCGTgtgataaaaatgtacacCTGGGAGAAACCCTTTGAAAATCTAGTATTCCTTGCAAGAAG ATATGAAGTGGATGCTATCGCTGTGAAATCTTACATGCGGGGAGTCAGCGCGGCGACATCCGTCTTCGCTGAGAGCACGAGTATGTTCTTCATCATAATGACTTATGTTCTGCTTGGCAATGCTCTGGAGGCCAGTGTGGTGTACTCAGTGGCTCAGTACTTTAGTATGATTAAGGTCATGATTACTGTTTTTTATCCACGAGCTCTTTCCTCAGCTGCCGAGGCTCGAGTTTCCCTCAAGCGTATCGAG gattttttatttttggatgAGGTTGATTCGAAGATGAATCTCGAGGAtgttaaaaagagaaaaggcAGTGCCCGCATTATTATTGAAGATCTGAGCGCTTCTTGGTCGAGAAGCACGACTGAGCaagttttacaaaatatcAATTTGAAAATCTCAGCTGGTGAGCTGTGCATTTTAGCTGGTCCGACAGGCTCAGGAAAA TCAACGCTTTTAAAAACTATCCTTGGAGAACTGCAGGTAAATTCTGGACAGATTAAGGTAGACGGCCAAGTCTCATACGCTTCCCAAGAACCCTGGCTATTTGCCGGAACCGTAAAGAACAACATATTGTTTGGTCAAGATTATGACAAAGAGAAATATGATCGAGTCGTGAGCGCTTGTGCCTTGAAAAATGATTTCGAGTCGCTACTGAATGGAGATGAAACGTACGTTGGTGATCGAGGCGCTATGCTCAGTGGTGGTCAGTGTGCGAGGGTTAACTTGGcgag AGCAATTTATAGAGATGCGGATATATACTTGATTGACGATGCACTGGCAGCAGTCGATAGTAAAGTGGGCAAATTTGTATTCGATAATTGCATCAATGGATTGCTaaaggaaaaaattaaaattctgaTAACTCACAATTTTCAGTACTTTCAAGAAGCCGATCAGATTATCGTTATAAACGAT GGTCAAATAGATTACTCGGGTACTTTTTCTCATCTTATCGATTACCGCTTACTTGAGCTACCTCAACATACATCAAGTCCTGTAGTAAATAAAACACCGCTAAAAGATGAAAGCTCAATTCAAAACGGACTCGAATTAAAATTCACTGAAAATAAATCAACGAAGGTGATGATTGATGAGAAAGACAAGCTTTTGAAAAGCAAACAATTATCTACTAGTTCTATGTGCTGGAGATATTTCAGAGCTGGAGGCTCGATTTTTGCGTTGCTCTGTTTGGTACTGAACTTCGTTTTGGCACAAGCTTCCGTCACTGGATGTGATTATTGGTTGGCTCATTG GATTAAGCAAGAGGAGAGTCAAGTTAAAACTCATACAAATAATAGTAGTGTTTCAATTGAACTAAGATTTGCTCTTTACGTTTTCGCGGGTTTACTGCTAGCTAGTGTCATCATGTGGACTGCAAGCAGTCTTTTCTATTACAAAATCTGTATGACTGCAAGTAGAAAATTACATAATCAAATGTTTTCGTGTCTTTTAAAGTCCCCTATGCGCTTTTATGAAATCAACCCTTCGG GAAGAATTCTGAACAGATTCTCAAAAGATATTGGACTGGTTGACGAAACTTTGCCGACCACGACACTCGATGCATTGCAAGtgctgttaaaaataattggtGTGAGCATCCAGGTTTTAATTATAAACTGGTGGTCAATAGTTCCCATGATCATAATGAGCACCAGTTGttggaaattgaaaaatgtgtACTTGCCGACCGCTCAAAATATAAAACGTTTAGAGAGCAaag cAAAAAGTCCAGTGTATTCTCATGTCAATTCAACTATGTCTGGTCTTGCTACAATTCGCTCAGCAGAAGCTcaagaaaaattgaaagcaGAATTCGATTCATTGCAGAACGTCCACACGTCTGCTCACTATCTCAATATAGTGTCATCGTCAGCTTTTGGTttttatattgatattttgTCTGTTAGTCTGTTAGCATTCGtcgttttttgttttataattcTCAAAGACAGTAATACTTTTGCTGGAATAGTAGGACTGGCGATAACTCAGATTCTCATGCTGTACGGATCGGTTCAATACGGTCTTCGACAAACGACTGAGATGATGACGCAAATGATAAGTGTAGAGAGAATTTTTCAGTTCACAAGTTTGGAGCAGGAAGGTCCATTTGTAACTAATGATTATAACACATTATCAAAGAATTGGCCGCAGAACGGTCAAATTAAGTTTGATCATTTATCTTTGAAATACTCAGATGAAGATGAACTAGTTTTGAAAGATATAAATCTGAGCGTTAGGCCAGGAGAGAAG ATTGGAGTCGTCGGTCGAACTGGAACAGGAAAGTCATCTCTTATTTCTGCATTATTTCGACTAGTAAATTCAGATGGTTCTATATTTATAGACGATATTGATATTAAAAAGATCGGACTTCACGATCTTCGTAGTAGAATATCTATCATACCTCAAGATCCTGTGCTATTTACTGCCACATTGAGGACTAATCTTGATCCGGCGCAGAAGTATAATGATGACGTTATTTGGCAAGCATTAGAAGATGTAGAATTAAAGAGTAAATTTAATACCTTAGATCATCAAATCGAAAATGGAGGCAACAATCTCAGTACTGGACAAAAACAACTTTTGTGTCTAGCTAGAGTCATCAtggcaaaaaataaaattttaatcctTGATGAAGCTACAGCTAATGTTGATCTAAGTACCgatgaaataattcagaaaacTATAAGAATGAGATTTTCAAATTGTACCATTATAACTATTGCACATAGACTGAATACAATTTTAGACAGTGATAAAATCTTGGTGATACACCAAGGTGAAGCAGTTGAATTTAACACTCcacaaaatttattgcaaCTAAAAGAtggatatttttctaatatgatGAACTGTATTCTGTGA
- the LOC100122468 gene encoding multidrug resistance-associated protein 4 isoform X2 has product MNIFNKLFFWWLKPIFFREKHKSLDVDDLHNVLPEFSSKSLGDRLESAWFEELKNHKFTNRKPSLFQALCKTFGGLFWYYSIHVFIICVILRGLLPFTLGLLIWHFDSRSDSTTQDACLCAVALLAMIVLQAMVGHHSVAGRKEVGMRISIAISSLVHRKILRLSISSSNEFNTGSIINILSNDVAKFEDVCMFWHYVWVLPIQGIVMAYFIWNNVGVSSLAGIFFLVIQTVPVQKHLAKVTAKIRAKVASKTDERVRLMSEIVRGIRVIKMYTWEKPFENLVFLARRYEVDAIAVKSYMRGVSAATSVFAESTSMFFIIMTYVLLGNALEASVVYSVAQYFSMIKVMITVFYPRALSSAAEARVSLKRIEVDSKMNLEDVKKRKGSARIIIEDLSASWSRSTTEQVLQNINLKISAGELCILAGPTGSGKSTLLKTILGELQVNSGQIKVDGQVSYASQEPWLFAGTVKNNILFGQDYDKEKYDRVVSACALKNDFESLLNGDETYVGDRGAMLSGGQCARVNLARAIYRDADIYLIDDALAAVDSKVGKFVFDNCINGLLKEKIKILITHNFQYFQEADQIIVINDGQIDYSGTFSHLIDYRLLELPQHTSSPVVNKTPLKDESSIQNGLELKFTENKSTKVMIDEKDKLLKSKQLSTSSMCWRYFRAGGSIFALLCLVLNFVLAQASVTGCDYWLAHWIKQEESQVKTHTNNSSVSIELRFALYVFAGLLLASVIMWTASSLFYYKICMTASRKLHNQMFSCLLKSPMRFYEINPSGRILNRFSKDIGLVDETLPTTTLDALQVLLKIIGVSIQVLIINWWSIVPMIIMSTSCWKLKNVYLPTAQNIKRLESKAKSPVYSHVNSTMSGLATIRSAEAQEKLKAEFDSLQNVHTSAHYLNIVSSSAFGFYIDILSVSLLAFVVFCFIILKDSNTFAGIVGLAITQILMLYGSVQYGLRQTTEMMTQMISVERIFQFTSLEQEGPFVTNDYNTLSKNWPQNGQIKFDHLSLKYSDEDELVLKDINLSVRPGEKIGVVGRTGTGKSSLISALFRLVNSDGSIFIDDIDIKKIGLHDLRSRISIIPQDPVLFTATLRTNLDPAQKYNDDVIWQALEDVELKSKFNTLDHQIENGGNNLSTGQKQLLCLARVIMAKNKILILDEATANVDLSTDEIIQKTIRMRFSNCTIITIAHRLNTILDSDKILVIHQGEAVEFNTPQNLLQLKDGYFSNMMNCIL; this is encoded by the exons atgaacatttttaacaaGTTATTCTTTTG GTGGTTGAAACCAATATTCTTTCGCGAGAAACACAAAAGTCTGGATGTAGATGATTTGCACAACGTTTTACCAGAATTCTCCAGTAAATCACTTGGGGATCGATTGGAAAG CGCATGGtttgaagaattaaaaaaccaTAAATTTACAAACCGAAAGCCTAGTTTATTCCAAGCTTTGTGTAAAACTTTTGGCGGACTATTTTGGTACTACAGTATTCACGTTTTCATCATATGTGTGATTTTAAG AGGTCTTTTGCCTTTTACTCTCGGACTTTTAATCTGGCACTTTGATTCTCGCTCGGATTCCACGACTCAAGATGCTTGTCTTTGTGCTGTTGCTCTTCTGGCAATGATAGTGCTCCAAGCAATGGTAGGACATCATTCAGTAGCAGGTAGAAAAGAAGTAGGAATGAGAATTTCGATAGCTATCTCGTCATTGGTGCATAGAAAG ATCCTTCGTCTTTCAATTTCATCGTCGAACGAGTTTAACACTGGAAGCATTATAAACATATTATCCAACGATGTGGCAAAATTCGAAGACGTCTGCATGTTCTGGCACTATGTTTGGGTCTTGCCAATTCAAGGTATTGTAATGGCTTATTTCATTTGGAACAACGTAGGCGTGTCTTCTTTGGCTGGTATATTTTTTCTCGTCATCCAGACCGTTCCCGTTCAAA AACATTTGGCCAAAGTAACAGCAAAGATTAGGGCGAAAGTTGCGAGTAAGACCGACGAAAGAGTTCGCTTGATGAGTGAGATAGTGCGAGGGATTCGTgtgataaaaatgtacacCTGGGAGAAACCCTTTGAAAATCTAGTATTCCTTGCAAGAAG ATATGAAGTGGATGCTATCGCTGTGAAATCTTACATGCGGGGAGTCAGCGCGGCGACATCCGTCTTCGCTGAGAGCACGAGTATGTTCTTCATCATAATGACTTATGTTCTGCTTGGCAATGCTCTGGAGGCCAGTGTGGTGTACTCAGTGGCTCAGTACTTTAGTATGATTAAGGTCATGATTACTGTTTTTTATCCACGAGCTCTTTCCTCAGCTGCCGAGGCTCGAGTTTCCCTCAAGCGTATCGAG GTTGATTCGAAGATGAATCTCGAGGAtgttaaaaagagaaaaggcAGTGCCCGCATTATTATTGAAGATCTGAGCGCTTCTTGGTCGAGAAGCACGACTGAGCaagttttacaaaatatcAATTTGAAAATCTCAGCTGGTGAGCTGTGCATTTTAGCTGGTCCGACAGGCTCAGGAAAA TCAACGCTTTTAAAAACTATCCTTGGAGAACTGCAGGTAAATTCTGGACAGATTAAGGTAGACGGCCAAGTCTCATACGCTTCCCAAGAACCCTGGCTATTTGCCGGAACCGTAAAGAACAACATATTGTTTGGTCAAGATTATGACAAAGAGAAATATGATCGAGTCGTGAGCGCTTGTGCCTTGAAAAATGATTTCGAGTCGCTACTGAATGGAGATGAAACGTACGTTGGTGATCGAGGCGCTATGCTCAGTGGTGGTCAGTGTGCGAGGGTTAACTTGGcgag AGCAATTTATAGAGATGCGGATATATACTTGATTGACGATGCACTGGCAGCAGTCGATAGTAAAGTGGGCAAATTTGTATTCGATAATTGCATCAATGGATTGCTaaaggaaaaaattaaaattctgaTAACTCACAATTTTCAGTACTTTCAAGAAGCCGATCAGATTATCGTTATAAACGAT GGTCAAATAGATTACTCGGGTACTTTTTCTCATCTTATCGATTACCGCTTACTTGAGCTACCTCAACATACATCAAGTCCTGTAGTAAATAAAACACCGCTAAAAGATGAAAGCTCAATTCAAAACGGACTCGAATTAAAATTCACTGAAAATAAATCAACGAAGGTGATGATTGATGAGAAAGACAAGCTTTTGAAAAGCAAACAATTATCTACTAGTTCTATGTGCTGGAGATATTTCAGAGCTGGAGGCTCGATTTTTGCGTTGCTCTGTTTGGTACTGAACTTCGTTTTGGCACAAGCTTCCGTCACTGGATGTGATTATTGGTTGGCTCATTG GATTAAGCAAGAGGAGAGTCAAGTTAAAACTCATACAAATAATAGTAGTGTTTCAATTGAACTAAGATTTGCTCTTTACGTTTTCGCGGGTTTACTGCTAGCTAGTGTCATCATGTGGACTGCAAGCAGTCTTTTCTATTACAAAATCTGTATGACTGCAAGTAGAAAATTACATAATCAAATGTTTTCGTGTCTTTTAAAGTCCCCTATGCGCTTTTATGAAATCAACCCTTCGG GAAGAATTCTGAACAGATTCTCAAAAGATATTGGACTGGTTGACGAAACTTTGCCGACCACGACACTCGATGCATTGCAAGtgctgttaaaaataattggtGTGAGCATCCAGGTTTTAATTATAAACTGGTGGTCAATAGTTCCCATGATCATAATGAGCACCAGTTGttggaaattgaaaaatgtgtACTTGCCGACCGCTCAAAATATAAAACGTTTAGAGAGCAaag cAAAAAGTCCAGTGTATTCTCATGTCAATTCAACTATGTCTGGTCTTGCTACAATTCGCTCAGCAGAAGCTcaagaaaaattgaaagcaGAATTCGATTCATTGCAGAACGTCCACACGTCTGCTCACTATCTCAATATAGTGTCATCGTCAGCTTTTGGTttttatattgatattttgTCTGTTAGTCTGTTAGCATTCGtcgttttttgttttataattcTCAAAGACAGTAATACTTTTGCTGGAATAGTAGGACTGGCGATAACTCAGATTCTCATGCTGTACGGATCGGTTCAATACGGTCTTCGACAAACGACTGAGATGATGACGCAAATGATAAGTGTAGAGAGAATTTTTCAGTTCACAAGTTTGGAGCAGGAAGGTCCATTTGTAACTAATGATTATAACACATTATCAAAGAATTGGCCGCAGAACGGTCAAATTAAGTTTGATCATTTATCTTTGAAATACTCAGATGAAGATGAACTAGTTTTGAAAGATATAAATCTGAGCGTTAGGCCAGGAGAGAAG ATTGGAGTCGTCGGTCGAACTGGAACAGGAAAGTCATCTCTTATTTCTGCATTATTTCGACTAGTAAATTCAGATGGTTCTATATTTATAGACGATATTGATATTAAAAAGATCGGACTTCACGATCTTCGTAGTAGAATATCTATCATACCTCAAGATCCTGTGCTATTTACTGCCACATTGAGGACTAATCTTGATCCGGCGCAGAAGTATAATGATGACGTTATTTGGCAAGCATTAGAAGATGTAGAATTAAAGAGTAAATTTAATACCTTAGATCATCAAATCGAAAATGGAGGCAACAATCTCAGTACTGGACAAAAACAACTTTTGTGTCTAGCTAGAGTCATCAtggcaaaaaataaaattttaatcctTGATGAAGCTACAGCTAATGTTGATCTAAGTACCgatgaaataattcagaaaacTATAAGAATGAGATTTTCAAATTGTACCATTATAACTATTGCACATAGACTGAATACAATTTTAGACAGTGATAAAATCTTGGTGATACACCAAGGTGAAGCAGTTGAATTTAACACTCcacaaaatttattgcaaCTAAAAGAtggatatttttctaatatgatGAACTGTATTCTGTGA